One genomic window of Lytechinus variegatus isolate NC3 chromosome 1, Lvar_3.0, whole genome shotgun sequence includes the following:
- the LOC121432031 gene encoding uncharacterized protein LOC121432031 yields MESNQRVLPPKTSPVTIEVSLNHQRKDLPADSIAAVQVKHDATVSMKIPLLKQPRYRSEAFLAISPSPPNRKEVKFRNSVEHIPTGSKTVSQGSKFARGVLKASGEECNRCVSDHGGKQNGEIDSKRHEQEDPKSKKTSPNGGGSEEKSLRKQRALEIDVTRHCLSLRRQRRVQFEIDSVSSNGQSTLGSCLTESFVDSKTRSLETEKVMEASREENSGSKLSPISELKKFIEDEKEQQTEPKEAATKDQGELLETSTDSLESGSEINPLWVLDSITASVEKCSSPAYETIFEEEVDSEIVLDSHSDGKTENSSSGEEGMENISGATADVRTVSENTEDKEGNKRLSQGSDGSFGFEPQYEEDFSGYVEGKEYFKNLPTFHRLLTSAEKEELDDEQIQKNELITLRLEEQIPGLHEQSDYAQDMMDTHAMRSEYWDYPYPSQSEAFDKALRSEDKSQLLENMRMKIRGRLRQPGNSSSDSGCQDTDANHSSFDESDVTNRLHSNKGQCQEQAKAQIEKEQTNYTSDSGVDREESNVKIRTSLKKESSSLDQSSSNRRQILEGLQKLIASSKETEYSLPQDNNHHPDRQSNDIGLVSRTGNEPSIPARPMAHGQLKFVHYENITIVKKRVDKDNSEVDPNTPNGNQGAKENCRTKNDKNVGNQESIVEPIDIDLSDPDVLEATKRMQLAFRKRRELHGSKKFRSMQRMRAESDSVSYRSLGLCSSASLENHTPFQVDTPTENRGVQMIRHHSLPIDFANSQAHRNIRGDNNHPDPLKTKEKAKERVCKKLSRQKSVSQYQPYATSLIEHQEQSLTDNRLSVQSVEENDRELEPFENGNPGIALSEEVFIKEVSDNTRAPLAPSSPSEVVKMELSKETSEGGDLDKRLKCLTGNDKQPMDTSQENLQESGPGTVLEPDIDLKDPKVQDASKMIQQVFRRKKLLSKRSKGSVEDKACKKVQANKANSLNHSASPPDTPITKEIQIVSDSDRTDRPPILFADTTVNVVISDDELDKNTVSNEQQLEDPTENISSTNSLEPVDVALGNTQATVGCHTYKGVVIVNEKLSRHLESTPKPTSSERENIIHADANANFRSPLQKKHTMKRASSIKEANLGDDIDIDLLDAEVKEVTEKLKSLPSPARFPTNEELQDMVLINETDLERKKLNNQNSPQSNNADSPATLTDATLDTNKTNKSGTDVDVDIDLSDPDVRKTVFKLQSAFWKKKTSKNKTQTTSTKKGVHGKSVEINTNNLTCQNMNESATSKKENGTFIGNDNGKVESASVRLNHYELDTKVNNRTERSDAPSSSTKCEELEKTFQSTNNDTAKSRPGIFNSNTGNLVSTSSKHTTEIDIDLNDTKVKEVTRKIQNIFKRKRTPSKTGETPARASLRNLSHV; encoded by the exons ATGGAGTCAAATCAACGGGTTTTGCCACCCAAAACATCACCTGTAACCATCGAGGTGTCGTTGAACCATCAACGAAAAG ACCTTCCGGCAGACAGTATCGCTGCGGTGCAAGTCAAACACGATGCCACTGTTTCTATGAAGATACCTCTCTTGAAACAACCTCGATATCGATCAGAGGCTTTTCTTGCCATTTCACCTTCACCACCGAATCGTAAGGAAGTCAAGTTTCGCAACTCTGTGGAACACATTCCAACTGGATCGAAGACTGTGTCGCAGGGATCTAAATTCGCAAGGGGAGTTTTGAAAGCAAGTGGGGAGGAGTGCAATCGGTGTGTTTCTGATCATGGTGGAAAACAAAATGGTGAAATTGACTCCAAACGACATGAACAAGAGGATCCTAAATCGAAAAAGACATCCCCGAATGGAGGTGGATCTGAAGAGAAATCACTAAGGAAACAGAGGGCGCTTGAAATAGACGTAACAAGACATTGCTTATCTCTACGACGACAAAGAAGGGtgcaatttgaaattgatagtGTTTCCTCAAACGGACAATCTACTCTTGGAAGTTGTTTGACTGAATCTTTTGTAGACTCCAAAACGCGCTCCTTAGAAACTGAAAAAGTGATGGAAGCAAGCAGGGAAGAAAATTCTGGCAGTAAATTGAGTCCAATCAGTGAGCTCAAAAAGTTTATAGAAGATGAGAAAGAACAACAAACTGAACCAAAGGAGGCAGCCACGAAAGATCAAGGTGAATTGTTGGAAACCAGTACGGATTCCCTTGAATCTGGATCAGAGATCAATCCGTTGTGGGTTCTAGATTCGATTACAGCGTCTGTGGAAAAATGCAGTTCTCCTGCATATGAAACAATTTTTGAAGAGGAGGTAGATAGTGAAATAGTGTTAGATAGTCATTCTGAtggaaaaacagaaaattctTCTTCTGGAGAAGAGGGAATGGAGAACATTTCTGGTGCTACTGCAGATGTTAGAACAGTTTCCGAGAACACAGAGGATAAGGAGGGAAATAAACGACTTTCGCAAGGGAGTGATGGATCATTTGGATTCGAACCACAATACGAAGAGGATTTCAGCGGATACGTGGAAGGAAAGGAATACTTTAAGAACTTGCCAACATTCCATCGTCTTTTGACAAGTGCAGAAAAGGAGGAACTTGATGATGAACAAATCCAAAAGAACGAGTTGATTACTTTGCGACTCGAGGAGCAGATACCAGGGCTCCATGAGCAAAGTGACTATGCCCAGGACATGATGGATACTCACGCAATGAGGTCGGAATACTGGGACTATCCATATCCCTCTCAAAGTGAGGCCTTTGACAAGGCCCTGAGGTCTGAGGATAAAAGTCAACTGCTCGAGAATATGAGAATGAAGATCCGAGGGCGGTTAAGACAACCTGGCAATTCAAGTAGCGACAGTGGTTGTCAGGACACCGATGCTAACCATAGTTCATTTGATGAATCAGATGTTACGAATCGTTTGCATTCCAACAAAGGACAGTGCCAAGAACAGGCCAAGGCACAGATTGAAAAAGAACAAACAAATTACACGTCCGATTCGGGTGTAGATAGAGAAGAATCAAATGTGAAAATAAGAACCTCTTTAAAGAAAGAATCTTCCTCTTTAGATCAATCTTCTTCAAACAGAAGGCAGATTCTTGAAGGTCTTCAGAAACTAATTGCATCTTCAAAGGAAACAGAGTACAGTTTGCCACAAGACAATAACCACCATCCAGATAGGCAAAGTAATGACATTGGTCTCGTTTCTCGGACTGGAAATGAACCTTCTATCCCTGCAAGGCCGATGGCCCATGGACAGCTCAAATTCGTGCATTATGAAAACATAACTATTGTTAAGAAACGTGTTGACAAAGATAATAGTGAAGTAGATCCCAATACTCCAAACGGAAATCAAGGTGCAAAAGAAAATTGCAGGACCAAAAATGACAAGAACGTGGGAAATCAAGAATCTATTGTAGAACCTATCGATATTGATTTATCAGATCCAGATGTATTAGAAGCAACGAAAAGGATGCAATTGGCCTTTCGCAAGAGAAGGGAACTCCATGGGTCAAAAAAGTTCAGATCAATGCAGAGAATGCGAGCCGAATCAGATTCGGTTTCCTATAGATCTTTAGGCCTTTGTAGTTCAGCGTCTTTGGAAAATCATACTCCATTTCAGGTTGACACTCCCACAGAGAACAGAGGGGTTCAGATGATCAGACACCATTCACTTCCAATCGATTTCGCCAATTCTCAAGCACACAGAAATATAAGAGGTGATAACAATCATCCTGATCCGCTCAAGActaaagaaaaagcaaaagagAGGGTTTGCAAGAAACTTTCACGACAAAAATCAGTTTCACAATATCAGCCTTACGCCACCTCATTAATAGAACATCAGGAACAATCTTTAACAGATAATAGACTCTCAGTTCAATCTGTTGAAGAAAATGACAGAGAATTAGAACCATTTGAAAATGGAAACCCGGGCATTGCTCTTTCAGAAGAAGTTTTCATCAAAGAAGTATCAGACAACACGCGCGCGCCACTTGCTCCTTCGTCTCCAAGCGAGGTTGTAAAAATGGAACTCTCAAAAGAAACATCTGAAGGAGGAGATCTAGATAAGAGACTTAAATGTCTCACGGGAAATGACAAGCAACCAATGGATACCTCACAAGAAAACTTGCAAGAGTCTGGTCCCGGTACGGTCCTGGAACCTGATATTGATCTTAAAGATCCCAAAGTTCAAGATGCATCGAAGATGATTCAGCAAGTCTTTCGTCGTAAGAAGTTGCTCAGCAAGAGAAGCAAAGGGTCGGTAGAGGACAAAGCATGCAAAAAAGTACAAGCAAATAAAGCAAATTCTTTAAACCATTCCGCATCACCTCCAGATACTCCTATTACCAAAGAAATTCAAATAGTTTCTGATTCTGATAGAACTGATCGCCCTCCGATTTTATTTGCCGACACTACAGTGAATGTCGTAATATCTGATGATGAACTGGATAAAAACACTGTGTCAAACGAACAGCAACTTGAAGACCCAActgaaaatatatcatcaaCCAATAGCTTAGAGCCAGTAGACGTTGCTCTTGGAAATACACAAGCTACTGTAGGCTGCCACACATACAAAGGTGTGGTTATTGTCAATGAAAAACTTTCCAGACACCTAGAAAGTACTCCTAAACCAACCTCATCGGAAAGGGAAAACATAATTCATGCAGATGCTAACGCCAATTTTCGATCACCGCTTCAAAAGAAGCACACGATGAAACGAGCTTCATCGATTAAAGAAGCAAATTTGGGCGATGACATCGACATCGATCTCCTAGATGCAGAAGTAAAggaagtaactgaaaaacttaaATCTCTACCGTCTCCTGCGAGGTTTCCAACCAATGAGGAACTACAGGATATGGTGCTAATAAATGAAACGGATTTAGAACGGAAGAAGCTGAATAATCAAAATTCcccacaatcaaataatgcagaTTCCCCTGCTACCCTAACAGATGCGACATTGGATACAAATAAAACCAACAAGTCTGGGACAGATGTGGACGTAGATATTGATTTATCAGACCCCGATGTTCGGAAAACCGTTTTCAAACTTCAAAGTGCCTTTTGGAAAAAGAAGACTagcaaaaataaaacacaaactaCCTCTACTAAGAAAGGTGTACATGGAAAGAGTGTGGAAATTAATACTAATAATTTGACATGCCAGAATATGAATGAAAGTGCTACCTCGAAGAAAGAGAATGGGACCTTCATTGGAAATGACAATGGAAAAGTGGAATCCGCTAGTGTTAGGTTGAATCATTATGAACTTGATACCAAAGTGAATAATAGAACTGAAAGATCGGATGCGCCATCATCTTCAACGAAATGTGAAGAACTTGAGAAAACATTTCAAAGTACAAACAATGATACGGCAAAATCACGACCTGGAATCTTTAATTCAAACACAGGTAATCTCGTCTCGACATCATCAAAACATACCACTGAGATTGACATAGACCTGAATGATACCAAAGTTAAAGAGGTGACTAGGAAAATTCAGAacatattcaaaagaaaaagaactcCTTCGAAGACGGGTGAGACTCCGGCAAGGGCGAGTCTAAGAAATCTCTCACACGTCTGA